A part of Oncorhynchus clarkii lewisi isolate Uvic-CL-2024 chromosome 17, UVic_Ocla_1.0, whole genome shotgun sequence genomic DNA contains:
- the LOC139370784 gene encoding tubulin polyglutamylase complex subunit 2 codes for MEETKEGLTCKGVAERLTLGITRVLESMPGVMDVRFVEREPAEKRCLLSWEQKNTCVLPEDLRDFYLTTDGFTLTWSAKLENESVPLGCMVLNGVANLRPLCQSSSVFSLPNAPSLADLDWDEEQVEESECGLVEPHFDSRSRIFELDPCSGNGKVCLVYKDCTEGVVAQKCEVWFLDRSLYWHYLTPSFTAYYRLMITNLGLPEWQNAFTPYGPSPQAKQWASLYQPLSFHCEPSMADLTGDPPVNKLDPSKAFRGKAKLPAPKKKQSPQGGVGGTAKGQGSSGRHSGGRR; via the exons ATGGAGGAGACAAAGGAAGGTTTAACATGTAAAGGGGTCGCTGAAAGGCTGACACTCGGCATCACCAGAGTACTTG AGAGTATGCCCGGGGTGATGGACGTGCGTTTTGTGGAGAGGGAGCCTGCAGAGAAGCGATGCCTGCTGTCATGGGAACAG AAAAATACCTGTGTTCTGCCCGAGGACCTCCGAGACTTTTATCTCACAACGGATGGTTTCACCCTTACCTGGAGTGCCAAACTCGAGA ATGAATCTGTGCCTTTAGGATGCATGGTGCTCAACGGTGTGGCCAACCTGCGTCCTCTTTGCCAGTCATCGTCAGTGTTCTCCCTCCCCAACGCACCCTCACTGGCTGACCTGGACTGGGACGAAGAACAAGTTGAAG AGTCAGAGTGTGGGCTGGTGGAGCCCCATTTTGATTCCAGGAGCCGTATCTTTGAGCTGGACCCCTGCAGTGGGAATGGCAAAGTCTGCCTGGTCTACAAAGACTGCACAGAAG GTGTGGTGGCCCAGAAGTGTGAGGTGTGGTTCCTGGATCGCTCTCTGTACTGGCACTACCTAACACCCAGCTTCACTGCCTACTACCGCCTGATGATCACCAACTTAGGCCTGCCAGAGTGGCAGAACGCCTTCACCCCCTACGGCCCCAGTCCCCAGGCCAAG CAGTGGGCGTCTCTCTACCAGCCCCTGAGTTTCCACTGTGAGCCCAGTATGGCCGACCTCACCGGAGATCCGCCTGTCAACAAGCTGGACCCCAGCAAAGCCTTCCGGGGCAAAGCAAAGCTGCCCGCCCCGAAGAAGAAACAGTCGCcccagggaggggtggggggcacTGCCAAGGGGCAGGGGAGCTCAGGGAGGCATAGTGGGGGCAGGCGATAA